A DNA window from Methanobrevibacter oralis contains the following coding sequences:
- a CDS encoding tyrosine-type recombinase/integrase yields MIETEELTSYLDEYLEEKKEVKDLTQETIKKQTFNIKKFIEYLENEGIDELNSKNVKKQLRHYRRHCLKDNGNKRTTVKTYMMNILEFINSEEVQEEIQHEPVKMKDIIEVKVEDPETAKKRIEKISLTRQQSNYLLETIQLTGNKRDYAICRTFLDSGMRLKELVYLNKSDIKAPINESGFYILPDDFSDIIEIHLRAETTKGQLKDRTTFISFDTLASLNEMINDRITKLRKNENNVYRPVIQRKKAAEEKTREELFTNIKNKRIGKRAVQDVIKKYARLTDKRIVENNVDCPVNYGKNVSVHILRHTALSHYAEVLTVAEVQMIAGHSHSQTTDKYIHVDREQMKQKLKINNMRYHN; encoded by the coding sequence CTACTTAGATGAGTATTTGGAAGAAAAAAAAGAAGTAAAGGATTTAACTCAAGAAACCATCAAAAAACAGACATTTAACATTAAAAAATTCATTGAATATCTTGAAAATGAAGGAATAGATGAATTAAATAGTAAAAATGTCAAAAAACAACTCAGGCATTACCGTAGGCATTGCCTTAAAGATAATGGTAACAAAAGAACAACAGTTAAAACCTATATGATGAATATTCTAGAATTCATAAACTCTGAAGAAGTTCAAGAGGAAATTCAGCATGAACCTGTTAAAATGAAGGATATTATCGAAGTTAAAGTAGAAGATCCTGAAACTGCAAAAAAAAGAATAGAAAAGATAAGCTTAACAAGACAACAAAGCAATTATCTTTTAGAAACAATTCAATTAACTGGTAATAAACGAGATTATGCAATTTGTAGAACTTTTCTGGATTCTGGAATGAGGCTTAAAGAATTAGTTTATTTAAACAAAAGTGATATAAAAGCTCCGATTAATGAAAGTGGTTTTTATATTTTACCAGATGATTTTTCAGATATTATTGAAATTCATTTAAGAGCAGAAACAACAAAAGGACAACTAAAAGATCGTACGACTTTTATCAGCTTTGATACATTAGCTAGTTTAAATGAAATGATTAACGATAGAATAACCAAACTAAGAAAAAACGAAAATAATGTTTATAGACCAGTGATTCAAAGAAAAAAAGCTGCTGAAGAAAAAACTAGAGAAGAACTCTTTACTAACATTAAAAATAAAAGAATTGGAAAACGTGCTGTTCAAGATGTTATCAAAAAGTATGCTCGCCTTACTGATAAGCGAATAGTTGAAAATAATGTTGATTGTCCAGTAAATTATGGGAAAAATGTTAGTGTTCATATTCTAAGACATACTGCATTAAGTCATTATGCTGAAGTCCTTACTGTTGCTGAAGTTCAGATGATTGCGGGACATTCTCACTCTCAAACTACAGATAAATATATTCATGTAGATCGTGAACAAATGAAACAAAAATTAAAAATTAATAATATGAGATACCATAATTAA
- a CDS encoding ferredoxin-thioredoxin reductase catalytic domain-containing protein, giving the protein MGKLYDDFKAESESKGYFVNPDVEFVEFLLDNIQKNNDRYGYGSCPCRLSIGIREKDQDLICPCDYRDMDLDDYGVCYCALYVSKDILEGKKEIKSIPDRRQSELKKGDEEIINASAEIGSLKYPIYRCKVCGYLCARENPPELCPICKADKDRFERIL; this is encoded by the coding sequence ATGGGAAAATTATACGATGATTTTAAAGCTGAAAGTGAAAGCAAGGGATATTTTGTAAATCCTGATGTTGAATTTGTTGAATTTCTATTGGATAATATTCAAAAAAATAATGATAGATATGGTTATGGATCTTGTCCATGTAGACTTTCAATTGGAATAAGAGAAAAAGATCAGGATTTAATTTGTCCATGTGATTATAGAGATATGGATTTAGATGATTATGGAGTATGTTATTGTGCTTTATATGTAAGTAAAGATATTTTAGAGGGTAAAAAAGAAATTAAATCTATTCCTGATAGAAGACAAAGTGAGCTTAAAAAAGGAGATGAAGAGATTATTAATGCTTCAGCTGAGATTGGAAGTTTAAAATATCCAATTTATAGATGTAAGGTTTGTGGATATTTGTGTGCTAGAGAAAACCCTCCAGAATTATGTCCTATTTGTAAGGCCGATAAAGATAGATTCGAAAGGATTTTATAA
- a CDS encoding glutaredoxin family protein yields the protein MELTHVDGENKGKILLFALSTCGWCKQLREFIEDLNVEFDYIYVDLTEGDERDEAVNEVSKYNENLSFPTLVINDKDVVMGYEPDEVKMLLNI from the coding sequence ATGGAACTAACACATGTTGATGGTGAAAATAAAGGTAAAATATTGTTGTTTGCATTAAGCACTTGCGGATGGTGTAAACAATTAAGAGAATTTATTGAAGATTTAAATGTTGAGTTTGATTATATTTATGTTGATTTAACTGAAGGTGATGAACGTGATGAAGCAGTTAATGAAGTATCTAAATACAATGAAAACCTATCATTTCCTACACTTGTTATAAATGATAAAGATGTGGTTATGGGTTATGAACCTGATGAGGTTAAAATGTTATTAAATATATGA
- the cas2 gene encoding CRISPR-associated endonuclease Cas2 — translation MKNRNIFLKSLNNLTKNIIYNKTNQYSIMLIIATFDIKFKTNQEKIEQILQHFGLRKIQNTTYTGDLTKIELKDNINENIKEKDNILLIPLCKKCYSNKTVHKRNISFKEDYIGCF, via the coding sequence ATGAAAAATAGAAATATATTCTTAAAATCTTTAAACAACTTAACAAAAAATATTATTTATAATAAAACTAATCAATATTCTATCATGTTAATAATAGCTACTTTTGATATTAAATTTAAAACTAATCAAGAAAAAATAGAACAAATATTACAACATTTTGGACTTAGAAAAATCCAAAATACAACTTATACCGGGGATTTAACTAAAATAGAATTAAAAGACAATATTAATGAAAACATCAAAGAAAAAGATAATATTTTGCTAATTCCATTATGTAAAAAATGTTATTCAAATAAAACTGTGCATAAAAGGAATATTAGTTTTAAAGAAGATTATATAGGATGTTTTTAA
- a CDS encoding aldo/keto reductase, translating into MPIEGFGVYQIPKEETKEAVLNAIKVGYRSIDTAQSYFNEKEVGDAIVECGIPREELFITTKVWIDNYGYEECKKSIEESLEKLKTEYIDLVLLHQPFADYYGAYRALEDLYEEGKIRAIGVSNFQVDRLADICLFERKVIPAVNQIEVNPLYQRTYDQEIMERYGVQIEAWAPFGEGKNNMFNNETLIKIGKKYNKSAAQVILRWLVQRKVVFACKSTHLERIKQNFDIYDFELSNEDIEKIKELNSNDSLFFDHNNPDMVEWFDEMVKSRRDNHVASKENKKWED; encoded by the coding sequence ATGCCAATAGAAGGATTTGGAGTATACCAAATACCAAAAGAAGAAACAAAAGAAGCAGTACTTAATGCTATTAAAGTAGGATACCGTTCAATTGATACAGCACAAAGTTACTTTAATGAAAAAGAAGTAGGTGATGCAATAGTTGAATGTGGCATTCCACGTGAAGAATTATTTATTACAACTAAAGTATGGATAGATAACTATGGATATGAAGAATGTAAAAAATCAATTGAAGAATCATTAGAAAAATTAAAAACTGAATATATTGATTTAGTACTTCTTCACCAACCATTTGCTGATTACTATGGTGCATACAGAGCATTAGAAGATTTATATGAAGAAGGTAAAATTAGAGCAATAGGTGTATCTAATTTTCAAGTTGATAGATTAGCAGATATATGTTTATTTGAAAGAAAAGTAATACCTGCAGTAAACCAAATAGAAGTTAATCCTTTATACCAAAGAACTTATGATCAAGAAATTATGGAAAGATATGGTGTTCAAATAGAAGCATGGGCTCCTTTTGGTGAAGGAAAAAATAATATGTTTAATAATGAAACATTAATAAAAATTGGTAAAAAATATAATAAAAGTGCTGCTCAAGTAATTCTTAGATGGTTAGTACAAAGAAAAGTAGTCTTTGCATGTAAATCAACACATTTAGAAAGAATTAAACAAAACTTTGACATTTATGATTTTGAATTATCAAATGAAGATATAGAAAAAATTAAAGAATTAAATAGTAATGATTCATTATTCTTTGATCATAATAATCCGGATATGGTTGAATGGTTTGATGAAATGGTCAAATCCAGAAGAGACAACCATGTTGCATCAAAAGAAAATAAAAAATGGGAAGATTAA
- a CDS encoding cupin domain-containing protein has translation MKIDNKEEFDKINIFGTGEFNKDYDEFFSGKSYLNPLTGLDESPVFLANVSFEPSCRNNWHIHHASKGGGQILICTAGSGWYQEEGKDPVSLEPGKVIVIPPEVKHWHGAKSDSWFSHIAVEVPGENTSNEWLKALTDEEYEKLE, from the coding sequence ATGAAAATAGATAATAAAGAAGAATTTGATAAAATAAATATCTTTGGAACTGGAGAATTCAATAAAGATTATGATGAATTTTTTAGTGGAAAATCATATTTAAATCCACTAACTGGATTAGATGAAAGTCCAGTATTTTTAGCAAATGTTAGCTTTGAACCATCATGTAGAAACAACTGGCATATACATCATGCATCTAAGGGTGGTGGACAAATACTTATTTGCACTGCTGGAAGTGGATGGTATCAAGAAGAAGGAAAAGATCCAGTAAGTCTTGAACCTGGAAAAGTAATCGTTATTCCTCCAGAAGTAAAACACTGGCATGGAGCAAAATCTGATTCTTGGTTTAGTCATATTGCTGTTGAAGTTCCTGGTGAAAACACTTCAAATGAATGGTTAAAAGCTCTAACTGATGAAGAATATGAAAAATTAGAGTAA